The Benincasa hispida cultivar B227 chromosome 9, ASM972705v1, whole genome shotgun sequence genome has a segment encoding these proteins:
- the LOC120084732 gene encoding uncharacterized protein LOC120084732, translating into MIEDGDTLNTFPWGRLVFTLTIEFFRRVAQTKSTNCTLHGFPQVLLCWAYEIISKLYEQSVVRIVTQVNEECLRMLRWRLTKKLDWNYLQECIFKANDFKVVPLNPFEDELHSNYFQYFANEPLEVIEERWKYKRSICLDDEEFWNEQEVQSLGVDGSNGGDIGKINEDLESLKEETVKISKNIVMLFELFNSMNEKLATKNMEKQSQDSFHPNKPPIASLQRTKDEMNIQQLEDNKVVYLLYLLNNTI; encoded by the exons ATGATTGAGGATGGTGACACTTTAAACACCTTTCCTTGGGGTAGGTTAGTTTTTACTTTGACAATAGAATTCTTTAGAAGGGTTGCTCAAACCAAAAGTACAAATTGCACTTTACATGGATTCCCTCAAGTCTTATTATGTTGGGCCTATGAAATAATCTCAAAACTTTATGAGCAAAGTGTGGTTCGGATTGTAACACAAGTGAATGAAGAATGCCTAAGAATGCTAAGATGGAGACTGACAAAGAAGCTTGATTGGAACTATCTCCAAGAGTGCATCTTCAAAGCAAATGAT TTTAAAGTTGTCCCTTTGAATCCATTTGAAGATGAATTACATTCAAACTATTTCCAATATTTTGCAAACGAGCCACTGGaagtaattgaagaaagatGGAAATATAAAAGATCAATCTGCTTGGATGATGAAGAATTTTGGAATGAACAAGAGGTTCAAAGCTTAGGTGTAGATGGTTCTAATGGAGGGGACATCGGAAAAATAAACGAGGATTTGGAATCTTTGAAGGAGGAAACTGTTAAGATTTCGAAAAATATAGTTATGttgtttgaattgttcaactCCATGAATGAAAAATTAGCTACAAAAAACATGGAGAAGCAATCTCAAGACTCCTTCCATCCTAATAAACCTCCAATAGCAAGCCTTCAAAGAACTAAAGATGAGATGAATATCCAACAGTTGGAAGACAACAAGGtagtatatttattatatttgctTAACAATACAATTTGA
- the LOC120086559 gene encoding dihydrolipoyllysine-residue acetyltransferase component 5 of pyruvate dehydrogenase complex, chloroplastic, whose amino-acid sequence MAHLLNTSFVAASSPSLRRRPFLRPPFHPSRRSLQVQAKIREIFMPALSSTMTEGKIVSWIKTEGDKLAKGESVVVVESDKADMDVETFYDGYLAAIMVDEGGVAPVGSAIALLAETEDEISEAKSKAAISPASPASAPPPEKSPAIAVAAPAAPVAAAKAAPVVVASTHPASEEGKRIVASPYAKKLAKELNVELATVVGTGPLGRIVAKDVEAAASAAASSVPAPGGGVKPAPSLELGTTVPFTTMQGAVSRNMVESLAVPTFRVGYTITTDALDALYKKIKSKGVTMTALLAKATALALTKHPVVNSSCRDGKSFTYNSSINIAVAVAIDGGLITPVLQDADKVDIYSLSRKWKELVDKARAKQLQPQEYNTGTFTLSNLGMFGVDRFDAILPPGTGAIMAVGASIPTVVGTKDGRIGKKNQMQVNVTADHRVIYGADLATFLQTLAKIIEDPKDLTL is encoded by the exons ATGGCTCATCTTCTCAACACCTCCTTCGTCGCCGCCTCCTCCCCATCTCTCCGGCGGAGGCCATTTCTCCGACCCCCATTTCACCCTTCACGGCGGTCTCTCCAAGTCCAGGCCAAGATCCGCGAGATCTTCATGCCTGCTCTCAGCTCTACCATGACCGAGGGCAAGATTGTGTCCTGGATCAAGACTGAAGGCGACAAGCTCGCCAAGGGCGAGAGTGTTGTTGTCGTTGAGTCCGATAAGGCCGATATGGACGTCGAGACTTTCTATGATGGCTATCTCGCTGCCATTATGGTTGATGAAGGAGGCGTTGCGCCTGTTGGATCTGCAATCGCGCTTTTGGCTGAGACTGAGGATGAGATTTCTGAGGCTAAGTCTAAAGCTGCAATCTCTCCGGCTTCTCCGGCTTCGGCACCTCCGCCGGAGAAGAGTCCTGCCATTGCAGTTGCTGCACCAGCGGCACCCGTTGCGGCGGCGAAGGCGGCTCCGGTTGTTGTGGCTTCCACTCACCCTGCATCTGAAGAGGGGAAGAGAATTGTGGCGTCTCCGTATGCAAAGAAGTTGGCTAAGGAGTTGAATGTGGAGCTGGCGACCGTGGTGGGGACTGGGCCACTGGGGAGAATTGTGGCTAAGGATGTTGAAGCTGCGGCTTCTGCTGCTGCTAGCTCAGTTCCGGCTCCGGGAGGCGGTGTGAAGCCCGCCCCATCACTGGAGTTGGGAACCACTGTGCCGTTTACCACAATGCAAGGGGCGGTGAGTAGGAACATGGTGGAGAGTCTCGCGGTGCCCACTTTCAGAGTGGGGTATACCATTACAACAGATGCGCTTGATGCTCTTTACAAAAAG ATTAAATCAAAGGGAGTGACCATGACAGCGTTGCTTGCCAAGGCTACAGCTCTAGCATTGACTAAACATCCTGTAGTAAATTCAAGTTGTAGGGATGGTAAGAGCTTTACTTATAATAGCAGCATCAATATTGCAGTTGCTGTTGCCATTGATGGTGGCTTGATCACACCAGTGCTTCAAGATGCGGATAAG GTGGACATTTATTCTCTGTCTAGAAAGTGGAAGGAGTTAGTTGACAAGGCTCGAGCCAAGCAGCTGCAACCTCAGGAATACAACACTG GGACATTCACTCTCTCTAACCTTGGCATGTTTGGTGTGGATCGATTCGACGCAATTCTGCCACCCGGAACT GGAGCAATCATGGCAGTAGGCGCATCTATCCCCACAGTTGTAGGTACTAAAGATGGTCGAATTGGCAAGAAAAACCAAATGCAG GTAAATGTAACAGCGGATCATCGAGTAATCTACGGTGCAGATCTTGCTACTTTCTTGCAAACCTTGGCAAAAATCATTGAGGACCCTAAAGACCTAACACTATAG
- the LOC120086182 gene encoding LRR receptor-like serine/threonine-protein kinase GSO2, which translates to MRRLVPTLYTLFCFFFISYFPIVKSELSATQYATMVELSRLLRFWDVNKEPNPCSWKGVGCNFDNSSVTHIFLSGSSISSDNFLPVVCQIDTLQALDFSQSGLNRIPEQFIKDCGGISGLRLLNFSSNKLVGSLPSFVGFKRLEILDLSFNLLNGSVGLQLDELVSLKCLNLSSNSFSGILPTKIGRNDALEQLQLSKNKFQGTISEVIASFMNLTFIDLSVNDLSGSLPLQIGSLSKLEFLILSANNFGGEIPESLSRISSLVRLAAHQNRFIGKIPNGITNYVKNLDLSYNNISGSVPVGLLSKPQLETVDLSQNKLVGPVPGDVSSSSNLVRLRLGSNMLNGTIPETFGNLQKMMYLELDNNKLTGVIPNELGACKSLLLLNLAHNNLWGRLPTQFGNLQGLQALILESNNLSGEIPLEFMQLKNLTVLNIGWNSLNGSIPPSISELLNLVKMNLQGNYFSGVIPDSIGSMSSLLDLQLGRNKLTNPIPVMPANLQIALNLSNNHFDEPIPKSFSGLVNLEVLDLSNNQFSGEIPAFLVQLPSLTELNLTNNQLSGVIPSFKNWVWLGIEGNPNLINESTFDTPPSFEKKKKPIIVAIVIVVVALFISAASAIFIIFMWRRNWKGNTNESQVEDAPMTTVIQGKLLSLSVIHRSNIDFAEAMKAVSEPSNINVKTRFSTYYKVVMPCGSSYYVKKLKWSDKICQPGSHDKFGKQLGVLGRLSNSNIMTPLAYALTTESAYLFFEYAPKGTLFDVLHGSSGNVLDWSSRYSIAIGAAQGLTFLHGCTSGPVLLLDLSSKSIFLKSLKEPQIGDIELCKVIDPSKSTGSLSMVAGSVGYIPPEYAYTMRVSPAGNVYSFGVILLELLSGKTAVSEGAELAKTVLGYHSKQHQKWELQILDDNISKTSSYVQSQIRAVLKVAISCVSPSPEARPKMKTVLRMLVNAR; encoded by the exons ATGAGGCGTTTAGTGCCAACTCTGTATACCCTTttctgtttcttcttcatttcttacTTCCCCATTGTGAAATCTGAGCTCTCCGCCACTCAATATGCTACCATGGTGGAGCTCTCTCGGCTTCTCCGTTTTTGGGATGTTAACAAGGAGCCGAATCCCTGTTCGTGGAAGGGGGTTGGATGCAATTTTGATAATTCCTCTGTTACTCACATTTTCCTTTCTGGGTCTTCTATTTCTTCCGACAACTTTTTGCCTGTTGTTTGCCAGATTGATACTCTACAGGCACTTGATTTCTCACAGAGCGGATTGAATCGTATTCCAGAGCAGTTCATCAAAGATTGTGGAGGGATTTCTGGGCTGAGATTGCTGAATTTTAGCAGCAACAAGTTAGTTGGTTCTTTGCCTAGTTTTGTTGGTTTTAAAAGGTTGGAGATCTTGGATTTATCTTTCAATCTCCTGAATGGAAGTGTTGGTTTGCAGTTGGATGAACTGGTTAGTCTTAAATGTTTAAACCTTAGTTCCAATAGTTTCAGTGGCATTCTTCCCACTAAAATTGGAAGGAACGATGCTTTGGAACAGCTCCAGCTTTCTAAGAACAAATTTCAGGGGACAATCTCAGAAGTTATTGCTAGTTTTATGAACTTGACTTTTATTGATCTTAGTGTAAATGATCTTTCTGGGTCTCTTCCATTGCAAATTGGGAGTCTCTCCAAGTTGGAGTTTCTGATTTTATCTGCAAATAATTTTGGTGGAGAAATTCCTGAAAGTCTTTCAAGAATCAGTTCTCTTGTGAGATTAGCAGCTCACCAAAATAGGTTTATTGGTAAGATTCCTAATGGGATTACAAATTATGTCAAGAATTTAGATCTTAGTTACAATAATATTAGTGGTTCCGTTCCAGTAGGCCTCTTATCCAAACCACAATTAGAGACTGTAGATTTGTCTCAGAATAAGTTAGTGGGGCCAGTTCCTGGAGATGTATCTTCTAGTTCTAACTTGGTTAGGTTGAGACTTGGAAGCAATATGTTGAATGGGACAATCCCTGAAACATTTGGAAATCTTCAGAAAATGATGTACTTGGAATTGGACAATAATAAGCTGACTGGTGTAATACCTAATGAGTTGGGTGCCTGCAAGAGTCTGTTGTTGTTGAATTTGGCCCACAATAACTTGTGGGGCAGACTGCCAACACAGTTTGGGAATCTTCAAGGTCTTCAAGCCTTGATACTTGAATCCAACAACCTGTCTGGAGAAATTCCATTAGAATTTATGCAACTAAAAAATTTGACGGTTCTAAATATTGGTTGGAACTCTCTCAATGGTTCGATACCTCCTTCAATATCTGAATTACTGAATCTTGTTAAAATGAATTTACAGGGTAATTATTTCTCTGGTGTGATACCTGATTCGATTGGCAGCATGAGTTCATTGTTGGATCTTCAACTGGGTAGAAACAAACTAACTAATCCAATTCCGGTAATGCCAGCGAATTTGCAGATTGCTTTGAACCTAAGCAACAACCATTTTGATGAGCCAATTCCAAAATCTTTTTCTGGACTTGTTAATTTGGAAGTGTTGGATCTCTCAAACAACCAGTTTTCAGGTGAGATTCCTGCGTTTCTGGTTCAATTGCCATCCTTGACAGAACTGAATCTTACTAACAATCAGCTCTCTGGTGTCATTCCATCATTTAAGAACTGGGTTTGGCTTGGCATAGAAGGAAACCCAAATCTTATTAATGAATCAACATTTGACACGCCTCCCTCatttgaaaagaagaaaaaaccaaTCATTGTGGCAATCGTCATTGTGGTTGTAGCTTTGTTTATTTCTGCTGCATCGGCAATTTTCATTAtcttcatgtggagacgtaatTGGAAGGGGAATACCAATGAATCTCAAGTGGAAGATGCTCCTATGACAACGGTTATTCAGGGGAAACTATTATCTCTTAGTGTCATCCACCGGTCCAATATCGACTTTGCTGAAGCCATGAAGGCAGTTTCTGAGCCATCTAACATTAATGTGAAAACTCGGTTTTCTACTTACTATAAAGTTGTCATGCCATGTGGATCAAGCTATTATGTCAAGAAACTCAAGTGGAGTGACAAAATATGTCAGCCAGGAAGCCATGATAAGTTTGGAAAACAGCTGGGGGTCCTTGGGAGACTTAGTAATTCAAATATCATGACACCTCTGGCTTACGCTTTGACTACTGAAAGTGCTTACCTTTTCTTTGAATATGCTCCCAAGGGCACTCTTTTCGATGTTCTCCATGGTAGCTCAGGAAACGTCCTTGATTGGTCAAGTCGATACAGCATAGCCATAGGAGCAGCTCAGGGTCTCACGTTTCTGCACGGATGCACATCTGGTCCGGTACTTCTCCTTGATTTATCTAGTAAAAGCATTTTTCTCAAGTCCCTCAAGGAGCCTCAAATTGGTGACATTGAGCTTTGCAAGGTGATCGATCCCTCAAAGAGCACTGGAAGCCTTTCAATGGTAGCTGGTTCTGTTGGCTATATTCCTCCTG AGTATGCTTACACAATGAGAGTATCACCGGCTGGCAACGTCTACAGTTTCGGAGTGATTTTACTCGAATTACTGTCAGGAAAGACAGCAGTGAGTGAGGGAGCTGAGTTGGCAAAGACTGTGCTAGGTTACCACTCCAAGCAGCATCAGAAATGGGAGCTGCAAATTCTGGATGATAATATCAGCAAAACATCATCGTACGTTCAAAGCCAGATAAGAGCAGTCCTTAAAGTAGCCATTTCGTGTGTATCACCTTCACCCGAAGCAAGGCCAAAAATGAAGACGGTCCTAAGAATGCTCGTTAATGCAAGATAA